The Natronorubrum tibetense GA33 region TTCGAACGCCATCTTTCGCGCTGCTCGTGTCTCGGTATTGTACTGGTCACAGTCGACATAGGCCGCCGTCAGAGTCGTTCCCTGCATTTGTGCAATGCCTCGAGCACGGCCAGTGACGTGTTTCGCAACGAGCGATTTTCCAGTTCCGGTCTTCCCAAAAAGAAAGCCGCTCTCCGGAGGGTTGCCGAATGCAGCCGGTTTCAACAACGTTTCCACGGTTTCGATCTCCCGGTCGCGACCAACGATCCGGTCTTTTTGTGGAACATGTTGTGGTCGAAGCAGTTCTCGGCGGCGAAAAATAGACGTAGTTTCGTCCGTCATCGGATCATCTTGAAGATCCTCGATAGACGGAGTCGGAATCGGATCGTTACCCATTACCAGAATGATTTCAACCATCTATAATAAATGTGTCGGACCACATTTTCAGTGAAAGTTGGGAAAGTTTGTGCCATGGACACTATACAGAGACTACAGATGATCGATAACCGATTACCCCACCCCTCATTTTCAGTGAAACAAGATCGCATTCGATTCAAATACGGAATGAGTATTGGGTGATATGTGATATTGAAAGTTATCTAACATAAACCGACCTACTCACTTCCGCTCTCTCCGTCGATCCTTCGTTACACGTGATAGCAACCAAACGAGCCTTCGCACTATACGTTCGAGAGCTTTCACTGAAAACGAGGGGTGCGTCCGTCGAACCAACTCTCCACTCGTGCGCCCCCACGATCAATATTCATCCCTTCTACCAACACTGCTCGCACTGTAGAAAGCAGACCCCTATCGCTCCCGAACACTTGTGGCCTCACGCCAACATTAATTCGAACCCACGTGGTCGACCCACTATGCCCAGTACTGACTCCGACACCGACATCGTCCTCGTCGACGGCACGCGAACACCACACGGAACGCTGCTCGGATCGCTCGCGGACGTCGAACCAGTCGAGTTGGGCCGCATAGCGCTGGACGGCCTCCTCGATCGAGTCTCCATCGACGACACAGACGTCGACTGGGTGGCCCTCGGCAACGCCATCCAGGCCGGAATCGGGCAAGTTCCGGGTCGACAGGTCGTCGTGAAGTCCGCGCTCCCGAACGAGACGCGCGCGACAACGATCAACGAGGCCTCGGGATCCGGGGTGAGCGCCATCTCGCTCGCCGCGGACCGAATTGCGGCGGGCCGAGCCGAGTTCGCGATTGCTGGCGGCTTCGAGTCCATGTCGAACGCCCCGTGGATCCTCCCGGGCTACCGGAAGGGCCGTCGCCACGGCAACGTCGAACTCGAGGACTCGATGCTGCTCGACTCGCTGTGGGACGTGAACCTCGACGTCCACATGGGCGAGATCACCGAAGGGCTGGTCGAGCGCGAAGCGGTTTCGCGTGAGGCACAGGACGAGTACGCCCTCGAGAGTCACCAGCGCGCCGCCGAAGCGATCGAATTCGGCGCGTTCGACGACGAAATCGTCCCCGTCGAGACGAACGGCGAGACGGTCGACACTGATCAGGGCCCGCGACCCGATTCGACGCTGGAGGATCTGGCCGAACTGCCGACACCGTTCGCGGAGAACGGCACGATCACCCCCGGAAACGCCTCAAAGCTCAGCGACGGGGCGGGCGCGGTTCTGCTGGCCGACGGGGCGGCGGCCGCGGACCGCGGTCTCGAGCCGATGGCGCGCGTCGTCGACTACGCGACCGCCTATCGAGACCCCGACCGGTTCAACGAGGCCGTCGGCGATGTCGTCGAGAACCTGCTCGAGCGAAACGACCTCGTCGCCGAGGATGTCGACGCCTACTGGATCAACG contains the following coding sequences:
- a CDS encoding thiolase family protein yields the protein MPSTDSDTDIVLVDGTRTPHGTLLGSLADVEPVELGRIALDGLLDRVSIDDTDVDWVALGNAIQAGIGQVPGRQVVVKSALPNETRATTINEASGSGVSAISLAADRIAAGRAEFAIAGGFESMSNAPWILPGYRKGRRHGNVELEDSMLLDSLWDVNLDVHMGEITEGLVEREAVSREAQDEYALESHQRAAEAIEFGAFDDEIVPVETNGETVDTDQGPRPDSTLEDLAELPTPFAENGTITPGNASKLSDGAGAVLLADGAAAADRGLEPMARVVDYATAYRDPDRFNEAVGDVVENLLERNDLVAEDVDAYWINEAFAAQAVYVMDRVGIPREKMNPNGGAVAFGHPIGASGGMLAASLAYQFQNDPNVSRGFLGMSIGGGGAIMALLEEW